A genome region from Cerasicoccus sp. TK19100 includes the following:
- the corA gene encoding magnesium/cobalt transporter CorA, producing MRIVTRETVFHHGIGLPPGEVVPLESEICPDTTVHLMSYSEEEFFERDCCNVGELSAALGKHPVNWIHIRGVGDQKLITDIATQLGVHPLALEDILNTEGRPKVDEFDDDLFILTKAGLFKKEEHAIYMEQVAIYLGRNYVLSVQESNEELFEPVARRIRKTGARIRSRGHSYLTFALMDVKNDFLLTIVDEVEDDIVAMEQDMIDKGDEEAPRRAKRNPHETGFNIETIYRKKRAVLALMRILLPIRDNANRLELLDHPLLADSDRFYFRDLADSARRAVDRMDHSRIILQTMQEFYHLEQEHRTNEVMKVLTIIATLFLPLTFIAGVYGMNFDHEVSRWNMPELYWKYGYPLCLAFMFGIFVAFLVYFRRKRWI from the coding sequence ATGCGCATCGTCACCCGGGAAACGGTTTTTCATCACGGCATTGGTTTGCCGCCGGGCGAAGTGGTGCCGCTGGAGAGCGAGATCTGCCCGGACACGACCGTGCATCTGATGTCCTACAGCGAAGAGGAATTTTTCGAGCGCGACTGTTGCAACGTGGGTGAATTAAGCGCGGCACTCGGCAAGCATCCGGTTAACTGGATTCACATCCGCGGCGTCGGCGACCAAAAGCTCATCACCGACATTGCGACTCAGCTGGGCGTGCACCCGCTCGCGCTGGAGGACATCCTGAACACCGAGGGCCGCCCGAAGGTAGACGAGTTTGACGATGATTTATTTATCCTGACCAAGGCCGGGCTTTTTAAAAAAGAAGAGCACGCGATCTATATGGAACAGGTGGCGATTTACCTGGGGCGGAATTATGTGCTCAGTGTGCAAGAGAGTAATGAGGAGCTTTTCGAGCCGGTGGCCCGACGCATTCGCAAGACCGGGGCGCGTATTCGCAGCCGCGGGCATAGCTATCTGACCTTTGCGCTCATGGACGTGAAGAACGACTTCCTGCTGACGATCGTGGATGAGGTCGAGGACGACATCGTCGCCATGGAGCAGGACATGATCGACAAAGGCGACGAAGAGGCCCCGCGCCGCGCGAAACGCAATCCGCACGAGACGGGCTTTAACATCGAGACGATCTACCGCAAAAAGCGCGCGGTGCTGGCGCTGATGCGCATCCTGCTGCCGATTCGCGATAATGCTAACCGCCTGGAGCTGCTCGACCATCCGCTGCTGGCCGACAGTGATCGCTTTTACTTCCGCGACTTGGCGGACTCCGCGCGCCGCGCCGTGGACCGCATGGACCATAGCCGCATCATCCTGCAAACGATGCAGGAATTTTACCACCTGGAGCAGGAGCACCGCACGAATGAAGTCATGAAGGTGCTGACGATCATTGCCACGCTGTTCCTGCCGCTGACGTTTATTGCCGGCGTTTACGGGATGAACTTCGACCACGAGGTAAGCCGCTGGAACATGCCGGAGCTTTATTGGAAATACGGCTACCCGCTTTGTTTGGCGTTCATGTTTGGCATCTTCGTGGCGTTCCTGGTTTACTTCCGCCGGAAGCGTTGGATTTAG
- a CDS encoding phage protease produces the protein MNQNIITGLANEIPSVTQRSSAWLRLAEYGDWPHSQGLQRFTRQSAEQLVKNFKSLRGRLARKFGGLPVYIGHPDDDHFAGQSGHADTRAYAWIDALDARPDGLYVLPRWSDAGQNLLRNAFYKFLSPRWAMKPLGDGVFEPVRLISVGLTNQPNIPGDAIANEAQREAMPAAVEDADWTNVLANERQERIAVILDNAVLTGVIAPNERERWRAGLSADLELGLSELKELRPALKTIASTEGLALRQASNAARGGFLSQVQDRIARTGEPFAEAWKAVKQERPDLLDELNTF, from the coding sequence ATGAACCAAAACATTATCACCGGTCTCGCCAACGAGATCCCCTCCGTCACGCAGCGCAGCAGCGCCTGGCTACGTCTCGCCGAGTATGGCGACTGGCCACATAGCCAGGGCCTGCAACGCTTCACCCGGCAGTCTGCCGAGCAACTCGTTAAGAACTTCAAATCCCTCCGCGGGCGACTGGCACGCAAGTTTGGCGGCTTGCCCGTCTATATCGGGCACCCGGACGATGATCACTTTGCAGGACAAAGTGGACACGCCGACACCCGCGCCTACGCCTGGATCGACGCCCTCGACGCTCGCCCGGATGGCTTGTATGTGCTGCCGCGCTGGTCAGACGCCGGGCAGAACTTGCTCCGCAATGCGTTCTACAAATTCCTGTCACCACGCTGGGCAATGAAGCCCCTCGGCGACGGCGTGTTCGAGCCCGTCCGCCTCATTTCCGTTGGCCTGACCAATCAGCCGAACATCCCCGGCGATGCCATTGCCAACGAGGCGCAACGCGAGGCAATGCCCGCCGCGGTCGAGGACGCGGACTGGACCAACGTCCTCGCCAACGAGCGGCAGGAGCGCATTGCCGTCATCCTCGACAACGCAGTGTTAACCGGCGTCATCGCGCCCAATGAGCGCGAGCGCTGGCGGGCAGGCCTGTCCGCCGATCTGGAGCTTGGCTTGAGCGAGCTCAAGGAGCTGCGGCCCGCCCTGAAGACGATAGCGAGCACAGAGGGCCTTGCCCTGCGCCAAGCCAGCAATGCCGCCCGCGGCGGATTTCTAAGCCAAGTGCAAGACCGCATCGCCCGCACCGGCGAGCCCTTCGCCGAGGCCTGGAAGGCCGTTAAGCAAGAGCGCCCCGACCTCCTGGACGAGCTAAATACTTTCTAA
- a CDS encoding DUF2190 family protein — MTTLKNIIIHAILGNQPIFANVATGVHEGNITKTLESAAATRYLLGTPGSAPGEVDICGDSDAPLGVITDEGAAGDPVNVAMLGGASSTLLMVANGPITAGSAVYTAADGKVQEQPEISGNYFQVGFAVTAAASDGDRLEVMPVTPRFTIVLDPFSGTAATDIDALGVALSEAPDKVIVLP; from the coding sequence ATGACCACACTGAAAAACATCATCATCCACGCCATTCTGGGCAACCAGCCGATCTTTGCGAATGTCGCAACCGGGGTCCACGAAGGCAACATCACGAAAACGCTCGAGTCCGCCGCGGCGACTCGCTACCTGCTCGGCACTCCCGGCAGCGCCCCTGGCGAGGTCGATATCTGCGGAGATAGCGATGCCCCGCTGGGCGTGATTACCGACGAGGGCGCGGCCGGCGACCCGGTCAACGTTGCCATGCTCGGCGGCGCTTCATCCACGCTGCTGATGGTCGCCAACGGCCCGATCACCGCAGGCAGCGCAGTCTATACCGCCGCCGATGGCAAGGTGCAAGAGCAGCCGGAGATCAGCGGCAATTACTTCCAGGTCGGCTTTGCGGTGACCGCCGCCGCCAGCGATGGCGACCGCCTGGAAGTGATGCCCGTCACGCCGCGCTTCACCATCGTTCTCGATCCGTTCAGCGGGACGGCAGCGACCGACATCGACGCCCTGGGCGTGGCACTCAGCGAAGCGCCCGACAAAGTAATCGTCCTCCCCTAA
- a CDS encoding transporter substrate-binding domain-containing protein: MVRRYLSLVFVAVFFCCSPLFGQLAPDRPAPKFLPTGELRVGINPEQPPLIFVHEERIVGLEADLARAFAVDLGVPLNFVVMEWDELIPALVAGKIDIIMSGMSATEIRSVRINFATPYLVTGQMPMVRASDLSRYQTTMALKNTQARIGVEGGTTGDFLVRESFVYAERVPYKDIQDAADGLANGEIDMVIADAPTIWWLAAIDETSGLSPVSAVLTNEMIGWGISKANPDLRNAADSFLVKLQGNGELDPMIERWMPFATKQNRQASPQPKPAPEPADQNLKHMER; encoded by the coding sequence ATGGTTCGCCGCTATCTCAGCCTTGTTTTTGTCGCCGTTTTCTTCTGCTGTTCGCCGCTATTTGGGCAACTGGCACCTGACCGGCCTGCGCCGAAATTTCTGCCGACCGGAGAGTTGCGCGTTGGTATCAACCCAGAGCAGCCGCCCCTTATCTTTGTGCATGAGGAGCGAATCGTGGGGCTGGAGGCCGACCTCGCGCGCGCGTTCGCGGTCGACCTCGGTGTGCCGCTGAATTTTGTGGTGATGGAATGGGACGAGCTGATTCCGGCGCTCGTGGCGGGCAAGATCGATATCATCATGTCGGGCATGTCGGCAACGGAGATTCGCTCTGTGCGCATTAACTTTGCCACGCCCTATCTCGTGACCGGGCAGATGCCGATGGTCCGCGCGAGTGATCTTTCCCGCTACCAAACAACGATGGCGCTAAAAAATACGCAGGCGCGCATTGGCGTGGAGGGTGGCACTACGGGAGATTTTCTGGTGCGCGAGTCTTTCGTGTATGCCGAGCGGGTTCCGTATAAAGATATCCAGGACGCCGCCGATGGGCTGGCCAATGGCGAGATCGATATGGTCATTGCCGATGCGCCGACGATCTGGTGGCTCGCCGCGATTGATGAAACTTCTGGCCTGAGTCCGGTCTCGGCAGTGCTCACCAACGAGATGATCGGCTGGGGGATCAGCAAGGCCAACCCGGACCTGCGCAACGCGGCGGATTCGTTTCTCGTGAAGTTGCAGGGCAATGGCGAGCTGGACCCCATGATCGAGCGGTGGATGCCCTTTGCCACCAAGCAGAATCGCCAGGCCTCGCCACAACCGAAGCCGGCACCCGAACCAGCGGACCAAAATTTGAAGCACATGGAGCGCTAG
- a CDS encoding phage portal protein family protein: MKTSTTIHPNRLRRSRRAAFNPVRNLTPESLTRQLDTFHAGSIADAARLWEVIEQRDGLVKSVAAKRKKAAARFGWDVIAEDNSPEALRHKASLEDFYRNIEATHAVDQNERGGMGLLIRQMMDAVGKRYAVHEIVWRPQPGATPSLHATFRFVPLWFFENRTGSLRFLPNDAASEGQSLRPGEWLITTGDGIMEATSVAYLFKHLPLRDWLVYCERNGMPGLRGVTDAEPGSATWDDALEAVQQFGTDFRALMSSGTEIEVIDLTHGSSLPYPELIERMDKAIATLWRGSPMGTIQDSGAGISLQGKETALIEREDVNHLSETLHQQVDAWVIQHLFGETPRARIQIRHKEAGPAMGDVDATRDAIAAALPKAISSLFQRFLQPQTLQDKA; the protein is encoded by the coding sequence ATGAAAACATCCACCACCATTCACCCAAACCGCCTCCGTCGCTCGCGTCGCGCCGCGTTCAACCCAGTGCGCAACCTAACGCCGGAAAGCCTTACCCGCCAACTTGACACCTTTCACGCGGGCTCGATTGCCGATGCCGCCCGCCTGTGGGAAGTCATCGAACAGCGCGATGGCTTGGTAAAATCCGTCGCCGCCAAGCGCAAGAAAGCCGCCGCCCGCTTTGGCTGGGACGTCATCGCCGAAGACAATTCACCGGAAGCTTTGCGTCACAAAGCTTCACTGGAAGACTTTTACCGCAACATCGAGGCCACACATGCCGTTGACCAAAATGAACGCGGCGGCATGGGCCTGCTGATCCGCCAAATGATGGACGCCGTCGGCAAGCGATACGCCGTCCACGAAATCGTCTGGCGACCGCAGCCCGGTGCCACGCCCAGCCTGCACGCCACATTCCGTTTTGTCCCGCTGTGGTTCTTTGAAAACCGCACTGGCAGCCTGCGCTTCCTGCCCAACGATGCCGCCAGCGAAGGCCAAAGCCTGCGCCCGGGCGAGTGGCTCATCACCACGGGAGATGGCATCATGGAGGCCACCAGCGTCGCCTACCTGTTCAAGCACCTCCCGCTCCGCGACTGGCTCGTCTATTGCGAACGCAATGGCATGCCCGGCCTTCGCGGCGTGACCGATGCCGAGCCCGGCAGCGCCACCTGGGACGACGCTCTGGAAGCCGTGCAGCAGTTTGGCACCGACTTCCGCGCCCTCATGAGCAGCGGCACGGAGATCGAAGTCATCGACTTAACCCACGGCAGCAGCCTGCCCTACCCGGAGCTCATCGAGCGCATGGATAAAGCCATCGCCACGCTTTGGCGCGGGTCGCCCATGGGCACTATCCAGGACAGCGGCGCGGGCATCAGCTTGCAAGGCAAGGAGACGGCGCTCATTGAGCGCGAAGACGTCAACCACCTTTCCGAGACGCTGCATCAGCAGGTCGACGCCTGGGTCATCCAGCATCTGTTTGGCGAGACACCACGCGCACGCATCCAGATCCGCCACAAGGAAGCCGGACCCGCAATGGGCGACGTCGACGCAACGCGCGACGCCATCGCAGCCGCATTGCCCAAGGCAATCAGCAGTCTCTTCCAGCGCTTCCTGCAACCACAAACTTTGCAAGACAAAGCTTAA
- a CDS encoding terminase large subunit domain-containing protein, which translates to MSFFLPYQQRWIEDPSPFKLMEKSRQIGISWSTAYACVRRASVSGARQDTWVSSRDAAQAQLFLEDCRAFSSALNLAAKDFQTSLLPEKFPVSTQSLRFASGSRIHSLSSSPDAQAGKRGTRVLDEFALHRNPRHLYAITSPGLTWGGQLEIISTHRGSDNFFNELVNEARHGDNPKGISLHRVTLEDALAQGFLAKLKTKLPACDPRQQMDEADYFNFVRQSCVDEESFLQEYCCQPADDVSAFLPWDLIAAAEYHDSEPWELDLRTHRIASTASNHPQTTLSPDARLYLGVDIGRDHDLTVLWLIEVLGDLTLSRKVTCLHNTSFARQEEILDEFMRLPTLRRVCIDQTGLGRQFAERARERYGRYRVEGVHFTPAVKESLAYPVRSRMEAQRLKIPADKHIRADLRAIKKETTTSGHIRFSAARSTAGHADRFWALALALHAASAAKPRPHLQPIRIVRPY; encoded by the coding sequence ATGTCCTTTTTCCTGCCATATCAGCAACGCTGGATCGAAGACCCATCGCCGTTCAAACTGATGGAGAAGTCGCGCCAGATTGGCATCTCCTGGTCCACGGCCTATGCCTGCGTGCGCCGCGCGTCAGTTAGCGGTGCACGGCAGGACACCTGGGTCAGCTCGCGCGACGCCGCTCAGGCACAGCTGTTTCTTGAGGACTGCCGCGCCTTTTCATCCGCGCTCAATCTGGCGGCCAAAGATTTCCAAACCTCGCTCTTGCCGGAGAAATTTCCTGTCAGCACACAATCACTTCGCTTCGCCTCGGGCTCGCGCATTCACTCGCTCAGTAGCAGCCCTGATGCGCAAGCCGGCAAGCGCGGAACGCGTGTGCTCGACGAGTTTGCCCTGCACCGCAACCCGCGCCACCTCTATGCGATCACCTCGCCGGGCCTCACCTGGGGCGGCCAATTGGAGATCATTTCAACGCATCGCGGCTCGGATAATTTCTTTAACGAACTCGTCAACGAAGCCCGCCACGGAGACAATCCCAAAGGCATCTCGCTCCACCGCGTAACGCTGGAGGACGCATTGGCTCAAGGCTTCCTGGCCAAACTCAAGACAAAGCTCCCGGCCTGCGATCCGCGCCAGCAAATGGACGAGGCGGACTACTTTAACTTTGTGCGGCAGAGTTGCGTCGATGAGGAGTCCTTTCTCCAGGAGTATTGCTGCCAGCCGGCCGACGATGTCAGCGCGTTCCTGCCGTGGGATTTGATCGCCGCTGCCGAGTACCACGACTCCGAACCCTGGGAGCTCGATCTGCGCACCCACCGCATCGCCAGTACCGCAAGCAACCACCCACAGACAACGCTTTCACCAGACGCGCGGCTCTACCTGGGCGTGGATATCGGGCGCGACCACGACCTTACCGTTCTTTGGCTGATCGAGGTGCTTGGCGATTTAACTTTGTCTCGCAAAGTTACCTGCCTCCACAACACCTCATTCGCGCGCCAGGAAGAAATCCTCGATGAGTTTATGCGCCTGCCAACCCTGCGCCGCGTATGCATCGACCAGACCGGCCTGGGCCGCCAGTTCGCCGAACGCGCCCGCGAGCGCTATGGTCGCTATCGCGTGGAGGGGGTTCATTTCACGCCCGCCGTCAAGGAGTCCCTCGCCTACCCGGTGCGCAGCCGCATGGAAGCCCAGCGCCTCAAAATCCCGGCAGACAAACACATCCGCGCCGACCTGCGCGCCATCAAAAAGGAAACCACCACCTCCGGCCACATCCGCTTCAGCGCTGCTCGCAGCACCGCCGGCCATGCCGACCGTTTCTGGGCGCTCGCGCTAGCACTACACGCCGCCAGCGCAGCGAAGCCACGGCCCCACTTGCAGCCCATTCGCATAGTACGCCCCTACTAA